One window of Verrucomicrobiota bacterium genomic DNA carries:
- a CDS encoding SMP-30/gluconolactonase/LRE family protein — MIRIFLISLLLTLPCFLSAQDLVFAEGSEWEIVSDDHQFAEGMAWDSNGHFLFTDVPRNQLFRVDKNTGEKTLIDGETGRANGIAVGPDGRLYGCASGNNAINAWDLKTGKKTAVNSGTPSNDIAILKNGTIFYTDPNSKLVWRLAAGSFERNQAATLPWKPNGIALSLDQKTLLVAEFDSDTIHGFPIGEDSRLTGTSFPAYRLGMPSDKLGRLDGMVVLPDGRLLSGTNLGTQIASPVYAGSGAAPLIIIPSPEGRPRCNYVRISPDNQWMYTAYAKDVLRRKLKPGFGQP, encoded by the coding sequence ATGATTCGTATATTTCTTATTTCTCTACTCCTCACTCTCCCGTGCTTCTTGTCCGCTCAGGACCTCGTTTTTGCCGAAGGTTCAGAATGGGAAATAGTATCCGACGATCATCAGTTTGCGGAAGGTATGGCCTGGGATTCAAATGGTCATTTCCTTTTCACCGACGTTCCGCGAAACCAGTTGTTCCGGGTCGATAAAAACACAGGTGAGAAAACCTTAATAGATGGAGAGACGGGACGCGCAAACGGGATAGCGGTAGGTCCCGATGGAAGGCTTTATGGTTGTGCGAGTGGCAACAATGCCATCAACGCCTGGGACCTTAAAACCGGCAAAAAAACGGCGGTGAATTCAGGGACGCCTTCCAACGACATCGCGATTCTCAAAAACGGAACCATCTTTTATACCGACCCCAATTCAAAGTTGGTCTGGCGACTTGCCGCCGGATCGTTCGAGCGAAACCAGGCAGCGACCCTGCCCTGGAAACCCAATGGTATCGCTCTTTCACTGGATCAAAAAACGTTACTGGTTGCGGAATTTGATTCAGACACGATTCACGGTTTTCCAATCGGTGAAGATTCCCGACTGACTGGAACAAGCTTTCCCGCCTACCGGCTCGGGATGCCATCCGACAAGCTGGGGAGACTCGACGGCATGGTGGTTCTGCCGGATGGGAGATTACTCAGCGGAACCAACCTGGGAACTCAAATCGCCTCCCCGGTCTATGCCGGTTCAGGTGCAGCTCCACTCATTATTATTCCATCGCCCGAAGGAAGGCCCCGCTGTAACTACGTGCGGATTAGTCCAGACAATCAGTGGATGTATACGGCTTACGCCAAAGATGTCCTTCGCCGAAAATTGAAGCCTGGGTTTGGACAACCTTAG
- a CDS encoding adenosine deaminase, protein MPYTADPALERFVRHLPKTETHLHMEGACPFELLQKLDPVKYANPPAFWDDDFRYDSFDQFMHLYEDYCSTFFTSAQRYGEAAKIVLGNCAAQGCRYVETSFHLPVLLFMEDKGPTLLDAIRSAAPPDLELRIFAGMCHDDYKEAGRELIEECLTWEGLDGIDLHGPEYIPVEPWTADVWERARQAGKFTKAHAGEFMGAGFVDLILDDLKAQRIEHGVRSIENPATVQRLVEKNITLDVCPISNVKLAVDGVTSMTAHPIRQLFDAGVSVTINSDDPFFFGNRLSEEYFALHQDLGFSLEELAQIACNGFSAALLDEPKRQAFQEELKAYCEENLEVDRKL, encoded by the coding sequence ATGCCTTACACCGCTGATCCCGCTCTTGAACGTTTTGTTCGCCATCTACCTAAAACAGAAACGCACCTACACATGGAGGGTGCCTGTCCCTTCGAGTTATTACAGAAATTGGACCCGGTGAAGTACGCGAATCCACCTGCCTTTTGGGATGATGATTTTCGTTATGACAGTTTCGACCAGTTTATGCACCTGTATGAAGATTACTGTTCCACCTTCTTCACCTCGGCCCAACGATATGGCGAAGCCGCCAAAATCGTTCTTGGCAATTGTGCCGCTCAGGGTTGCCGCTACGTTGAAACCAGTTTCCATCTGCCGGTATTGTTATTCATGGAAGACAAAGGACCCACGTTGTTGGATGCTATTCGCAGCGCCGCGCCGCCTGATCTGGAGTTAAGGATTTTTGCCGGTATGTGTCACGACGATTACAAGGAAGCGGGCAGGGAACTCATTGAAGAATGTCTTACCTGGGAGGGCCTGGACGGTATCGATCTGCATGGCCCCGAATACATACCAGTAGAACCCTGGACGGCCGATGTCTGGGAGCGTGCCCGGCAAGCTGGAAAATTTACCAAAGCCCATGCCGGAGAATTTATGGGTGCAGGTTTTGTAGATCTTATCCTGGATGATCTTAAAGCTCAACGAATCGAGCACGGCGTTCGCTCGATTGAAAACCCTGCTACCGTCCAGCGTCTCGTTGAGAAAAATATTACCCTGGATGTTTGCCCCATAAGTAACGTCAAACTGGCAGTCGATGGTGTCACCTCCATGACCGCACATCCCATTCGCCAACTCTTTGATGCCGGTGTTTCGGTGACCATCAATTCCGACGACCCCTTCTTTTTTGGCAATCGCCTGAGTGAAGAGTATTTCGCGCTTCACCAGGACCTAGGCTTCTCGCTTGAGGAGCTCGCGCAAATCGCTTGTAACGGATTCTCAGCCGCACTGCTCGATGAACCCAAACGACAGGCGTTCCAAGAAGAGCTGAAAGCTTACTGTGAGGAGAATCTAGAGGTCGATAGAAAGTTATGA